One segment of Balaenoptera ricei isolate mBalRic1 chromosome 8, mBalRic1.hap2, whole genome shotgun sequence DNA contains the following:
- the LOC132369998 gene encoding LOW QUALITY PROTEIN: olfactory receptor 5B12-like (The sequence of the model RefSeq protein was modified relative to this genomic sequence to represent the inferred CDS: inserted 1 base in 1 codon; deleted 1 base in 1 codon), translated as MENTTEVTEFILVGLADDPEVQIPLFIIFSLIYLITVAENLGMIELVLLDSLLHTPMYFFLSHLSLMDFGYSSAXPKVIAGFLTEDKIISYNACVTQFFFAVFIIAESYVLASVAYDGYAVVCTPLHYTTTMTTNVCACLGIGCYFCGFLNASIRTGNIVRLSFCRSNVVDRFFCDVLPLLALSCSDNYISDMVIFFVVGFNALFSILVILISYLFIFITILRMRSSEGCQKAFSTCASHLTAVSIFCGTGIFMYLQPSSSYSMGTDEMASVLYTMVVPMLNPLVYSLRNKGVKSVFKKAVGKTKSSREFVF; from the exons ATGGAAAACACTACAGAGGTGACTGAGTTCATCCTTGTGGGGTTGGCTGATGACCCAGAAGTGCAGATT CCACTCTTTATCATCTTCTCTCTCATCTACCTCATCACTGTAGCTGAGAACCTGGGGATGATTGAGTTGGTTCTGTTGGACTCTCTTCTCCACACTCCCATGTACTTTTTCCTCAGTCACCTCTCTCTGATGGACTTTGGTTACTCCTCAG GTCCCAAGGTGATAGCAGGATTCCTCACAGAAGACAAAATCATCTCCTACAATGCTTGTGTCACCCAGTTCTTCTTTGCAGTCtttatcattgcagaaagttaCGTCTTAGCCTCAGTGGCCTATGACGGCTATGCAGTAGTGTGCACACCCCTGCATTACACCACCACCATGACGActaatgtgtgtgcatgtctgggCATAGGCTGCTACTTCTGTGGTTTCCTGAATGCCTCCATCCGCACTGGGAACATTGTCAGGCTCTCCTTCTGTAGGTCCAATGTGGTCGATCGCTTCTTCTGTGACGTTCTTCCTCTCCTGGCTCTCTCATGCTCAGACAACTACATCAGTGACATGGTTATTTTCTTTGTGGTGGGTTTCAATGCCCTCTTTTCTATCCTGGTAATCTTGATCTCCTACCTGTTTATATTTATCACCATTCTGAGGATGCGCTCATCTGAAGGATGCCAAAAGGCCTTTTCCACCTGTGCTTCCCACCTCACTGCCGTCTCCATCTTCTGTGGGACAGGCATTTTCATGTACTTACAGCCCAGCTCCAGCTATTCCATGGGCACAGACGAAATGGCCTCTGTGTTGTACACCATGGTCGTCCCCATGCTGAATCCATTGGTCTACAGCTTGAGGAACAAAGGGGTCAAGAGTGTCTTTAAAAAGGCTGTGGGGAAGACAAAGTCTTCTAGAGAATTTGTATTTTAA